TGTAAGCTGCTGATTTGGCACATATACTAACATAGACACTCCCAAACCAGGCCAACTGCTCCCGGACGAGTTGTAAGATATGCCAAGTGGCCAACAGCACATGCCAACCTGTATCCTATGGACAGTCAGCGATACTTGCGCATGGAGACCAGTGTATCCCACGACAAGAAGGGATAGCAAATCAAGTTTCAAGCAAAGAGTATAAAGTGAAAGTACAACCTGCAGACGACATTAAGCATCTTTTACACTATTCTAGTCGAAATGAAATCGATCTTTGCACTCCTTACTCTCGCTTTTATTCAACCCGCTTTGGGTCACTATCGTTTCTACAAGTACATCGATCCCGCAGGCACTGTGACTGGCGAATACACCTACGTCCGGGCGAACACGAACATGAACTCTCCGGTATGTTCCACACTTCTAACTGTTCTGGTCTTAGTGGATGAATTGATTGTGTGAAAAGGTGACGGATGTGACTTCGAATGATTTCAGGTGTAACGTTGGAGGGCTCGCGTCTGGGAATAAGACCTCTACCGCGACTGTCGCTGCTGGCTCCACTGTTGGGTTCGAGTCTGACATCGGTATTTCCTATTTATTTCTTAGTCTTAGAATAGAAATTAACATAGCAGCAGGTCTGATCCATCCCGGACCGCTACAGGTATACCTCGGCCAAGTTCCTGCAGGGAAAACAGCGGCGACATGGGATGGTAGTGGAGCCAGTTGGTTCAAGATCTACGCCCTTGGTGCTAATTTTAGCAGTGGTTCTTTGGCGTGGCCTTCGGACGGTATGTACATCGTTATACATAGCTTAACTTTATTACTTACAGAGTGTACATTTAGAAAAGAAAACCTTCAAGTTCAAGATTCCTTCGAATACACCAGCAGGCAATTACCTTTTGAGGGTCGAACACATTGCTTTGCACGGTACGTCTTTTCTTACCAATCAGATTGTGGCACTGATCGAGCCCTTGGAATGCAGGCGCCTCTACTGTGGGTGGCGCTCAATTCTACGTAAGTGCCGACTCTGAGATGATATGGTCGCCACAACACTAACTCTCGGTTATGTGCGTCTAGATAAGCTGTGCTCAATTGTCCATCACGGGCAACGGCAGCGGAAACCCGGCCAAAGTGTCAATTCCGGGCGTGTACAAAGGTGAATTACGACTGGAATGGAGGTTATTGGCCGAATCCTTGACGCCCGTTTTCATCTAGGAACCGAGTCCGGGATATTAATCAACATTTACTGGCCACCCGTGACGAACTATACGCTCCCTGGTCCTGCTGTCTGGTCTGGATGAGTGTACGAGTATGCATATACAAAGCATTCTTTATTCGTAGACGTGTGGGTTTGAACAATGATGAAATACATGCACTGCATTGATCTGCAAACAAGCCAGACTCTGATCTTTCTCCCTGCCGGCGCTTCGCCCCCGATCGAGCGCCCGTGTCACATTCCGAGAGAGGCTTACGTTGCTTCAGCAAAGTGGAAGAATCTATAGATATCTTAGGCGCACTGCCCCGTCAGAATGATTCGTTCTTTGTTGGTGATGCGATCAGAGCACACCAAGAGCGTTTGTTGTTGGAACTCTGAATTGACGCCTCGGACCAGGGGTCCGGTTTCTCTCACGTATCCGCATGGACTATCTAGGGACATCGAGGCTCGAGAGTGGAATGGGCAGGTATCGATTTCTGGGTGAAAAGGACAGGCTGGCGTTTTGTGCTCTCAAGTTGAGTTCAAACTATAGAAGTGACGAACGTGCTCAGGCGCCATTTACGCGATTTATAGTGCCTAATTTAGCATCGAAGCGCCAAATCTGCCTTGCCAACGTGTCGATTTAATCCGGAAAACCCATGTATGCATATTACATCTGGTTAAAGTACATATTTGGTGCGATTCCCGTAGCGACAGGGCACAAGATCTAGAAATTTTATGCGAGAGGAAGATTAGATTATCAGATAAGATGGGATGATGCGGTGCGCTTATGGCAACTTGACTCATTTGAGAAAACCCAAGATGGGCGCCCACATGATAGACATAAATACAACCGCCGCTCACTTTTCGCTGTGCAACCGCGAAACTCTCTCCCCTTCCGTTCTCTAGCAAAATCACGCAAGGCGATTCGGACGCGAGCTTCTTTGACGACTCGCACACGATTGGACGACTCTTTGGCCTATAAAACGTACTAGACTCACTAGTGGTCGTCTTTTGCAGCTCGAAATGATTTCTCAGAGGATTTCTGCGACGCTGCGCTCTAAGACTGGCTCGACACTCTCGCGTGTTCCTGGCTGTGGGCTCGCGGTGAGTTGGACAAAGGGTGTGATGTGCTTGTGCTGATCATCATTTCGTTTCAGAGCGTACATGGTGTGGGCCGCAGTCAGTTGCCGGACGACGACGGTGCAAACCCAGGGGCGAACGTGCGTTCCTATCGAGGTTCACCTGCTCTCACTAatatttattccaatttacAGGACTTTATTCTTTCAGTCTTGCAGTCTGTTCCTTCTCAGCGTGATGCCAAGGCATACCTCAAGTCGTTTGGCCCCAGGCCCACCAAGCCCCAGCAACCAATACCCCCATCCAAGCTACTTGACCTAACCCTTCCTCCATTGCCGGTTCCCGTCTCGACGACGGCCGCCCCGATACCACCGTTGCCAAATACATTGCCGGTTATCGCATCCATCCTAAATCCGGTTCAACGCCATACCGCTCTCGTCAAGTTCCAGGGTCCGTTTACTGATCGACAACTGGAAAGCGTTGCACGTGGTATGGTCTATCTCGAAAAGCTTGGATTGACCAGTGTCATCGTTGTCGAGCTCGACGATTGGGTACGCGGTGAACCCGACGAGAGGGCGCGTATTCTTCAAGAAACACGTAGGGTCGTCGAGGCGCTCGAAGCTCAAGGTGCTCGTGCCCGACCTCTTACCGAGGCCGTTGTTCGTCTCGGACCTCATCCAGGCGAGCAAGATGTTGTTGCGGAGGATGTCATCGAGACACATACCATGCCTGAAGACTTGGTTCAACTTCGTTCTGCTCTGCGCTCTGGCGAGATCCCTGTTCTCTCTCCTTTGGCTCGCGATTCATTTTTGCGCATGGTACGCGTCGAGGCGAACGACGTCATTGCTGGACTTACACGCGGAATGGCCGAAGTTGCAAAAATCGACGCAGAGAAAGCCGAATCGGCCGAAGAATCTAAACTCGGTGATGATCTCGACCTCACTCCGATGCGACTTATGATTATTAATCGTGAAGGCGGTATCCCATCTTATGCGCGCGACGGGCTTCCTCATTTGCTCGTCAACGTTCAGGCAGAATATGATTATATTCGTGAAACGTATCGGCATTCGGCCTGGGACGCTATGACCCCTACTGCTCTTTCCAACCTTCGCCTCGCGCGCACGTGTTTGTCACACATGCCCCCTAGTTCGAGTGCGGTCGTCGTTTCGCACCGGTCCCCTCGAAGCTTAATCGCGAATCTACTCACCAACCGACCGGCGCAAAGCTCGAGTCTCCCTCCGGCAGCCCTCCTAACCGGAAGCCGTCGCCTCACCCGTGATACGCCCACCCTTATTCGACATGGCCTGGGCATGCGAGTCCTCCGTAACGTGGAGGACATCGATCGAGACAAGCTCACCTACCTGATGGAACAATCCTTTGGGAAAACGCTCGACCAAGAAGCCTTTTACGCTCGTCTGGAACAGCGCCTCGATTTCGTTATTGTTGCTGGAGACTACGCCGGCGCTGCGGTTGTCACTCATGAAGGCCCCGAAGGCAGTTCGATCTCGTACCTTGACAAGTTTGCTGTTTTGCCTGCTCACCAAGGGGACGGTACCGTCGATTTCCTATTCGTTGCATTGCACGATGAATCGTTTGGGCTTGGATCTGACCACGCGATGAATCCGAACGAGGGTGGCAAACAAGGCGAGGGTGAAGGTCGAGATCTTGTCTGGCGCAGTAGGGCCGATAACCCAGTCAACAAGTGGTACTACGAACGAGCGAGCGGTCACTTGCGGATCGACGGTGGTAAATGGGTCCTCTTCTGGTCCGATGCCGAGGTTCGAATCAGGAAGCTCGAGGACCAGGCGCGAGAACGGGCTGAAGAAGAGGGAATTGGGCGTCGTCGTGTTCCTGGATTGCCCTATGTCCTCAACGAGGAAAAGGGCAGGTTGTCCAGATGGGCAGATATCGTTAGCGCCATTCCATCCAGCTGGAAAGCATCATAACAAGAAGCAACATAGAACCAAACTGAATCGAAAGTTATCTATAGATCATGTTTTCTTGTTTTCCTTTTTCTTTCGCATTCGCATTTGTTGGATCTCCTGTCTTGTTTGTACAATTCATACCCATGTACTTTATACTACATAATCCAAACTGATCGACTCAATCATTCCGTCCATTCGATCTCCAGCCCCTCGAAGTTCACAGACAGGGCATCGCCCTTTCCAGCCTCCTCGCCTTGAACCTTGGTCGGTCGGGCCGCATACACCCCAACACCGAGTAATTGGTCATGCTTCTCCTGAAACACCCATGTAACCTCCCTAATCAGCGTCCTCTTCTCTCCTTCGACCAAGTACACATATAACGACGGTCCGCCCTGCTCGGGTTCAACCTCGATGGTCGCATTCCTCCCCCCAGTAGCGACCAAACTCCAATCGGAATATCCTTCCCCAGGGGTAGCAACAGTCCCGACGTTTGGCTTTCCATCAAACTGCTCGATCCCGGTCTTCACCCACGACTCGTACTTTTCCCCCTCTAACCCTAGGGAATTGATATAAAATACCAAACCGCCTTGGTCGTATAGTCGCGTCCAGTCGGCACCAACCGTGACGCGCGCGCGCTTGAATGTACGGAGCGGGCGGTAGACTACGTACGCTGGCGCATTAGTCGAGACGGTCGATGGCGGTTTACGCCAGAGGTCTGTTCCCGGTAGAGCCTGGACCGTGATGGTCGAGTGTGTGGAATTGGAAGAGATGGAGGACGGGGAGCCAGGTGTCACGTTTAGTCCTTGGAGAGTGGTGGACATGACTTGAGAAGCGGAGATGAGTAGAGTGACGAGTGTTGCTGTGCTCAGATGCATACCGtttggtatatatatatatgtatgtatTGATTTAGTTGGGATGGTGAGGTTGTATTGAGCTGGATAGCTAGGCTTTTATACCTTGCGCGCTGGGAAATATCCGTTTGTGATTCAGTGTAGTGAAATCACAATTACCCGCCGTTTGCATGGACGGAGCGCTAAAAAGCGGTTCGCGCGCATGCTTAAGGGAAGCATCATCCATGTCGATCACTTGCGCAATGGCGGCGAGCGCGATGCTGACCAAGTACGGCCGAGATTCAACCGGTACCGAGTCACGTGTTAACTGTGGGACTCTGAAGTAAATCATCTCGTTTGATCGCCGCCCCAGCTCGGTCATTAGATCTTTGACGAGAGTGATTAGATATGAATGTGGAAGAGTAAGTTTATACCATTGCTTTGAAAATAATTGTGTAGATTATTGGGGCAAATTCTTAGATTCCGACGTGCGGCTTATGCTGCTGTGGATGCTATCTGTGACTATCAGAAATCCCTGGAGGACTTGCCAGTCGTTGCGCAGGTTGAGCCTGGGTATTTAGGGAAATTATTGCCCAGTTGAGTATGCTTGAACTAATATTGAAGAAATCCGCTCATTGGATTCTTCGTTACAGAGGAGGCACCCACAAAAGGCGAATCTTTTGATGTGATCGCCAAGGATTTCCAAGAATATATCATGCCTGGTGAGTCCATCGCTCTCTCCGGGACTTATTTATGTTTTTGAGCTTTATTTCAGGGATAACTCACTGGCAGCACCCATCCTTCTTTGCTTACTTTCCGGTCGCAAACACTTTTGAATCCGTACTCGCTGATATCCTTGCGGGTAGCATCACTAACCCTGGGTTCAACTGGGCCTGCAGTCCCGCATGCACAGAATTAGAGATGTTAGTCATGGACTGGGCGGCCAAACTCTTTGGACTGGATCCCACGTTTTACGTTGACTCAAAGTCGGGTGGTGGTGTGCTTCTGGTACGCAATCAAGTATTGGAAAATTGATTTGAAGCTTATATGTTTCGTAGACTACAGCGTCAGACTCGGCTTTGACTGCCGCTGTAGCAGCTCGGGCTCGCTATACTAAAGCCCACCCCGATGTACCTCTCGACAAACTTGTTATCTACGGAACGTCCCAAACACACTCACTGGGGGCTAAAGCCGCACTCATACTCGGACTCCAGTTTCGTGCTATCGAGGTTTATGCAGAAGATAACTATGCTCTGAGGGGGACTCGCTTGTTAATGCGATTGAAGAGGATAAGAAGGCTGGCATGCACCCATTTATTGTCAGTGAGTTGTTATTTTCAGTTCAACCTATAACGGCCTATCTTAAACTCTCGTAATCGTAGTTGCAACCGTGGGTACAACTTCTTCCGGTGCTATCGACAACATCGAGGAAGTTGGGCAAGCATGTATGCGGTATTTCTTCGAGAACATTGTCGCATCGTTGACGACCAAATTTTCAGTGACCAAATATCCAGATATCTGGCTTCATATTGATGCTGCGTGGGCTGGAGTTGCATTGGCTTGTCCCGAGTTCCGAGAGATCTCTTACTTGGGTGCCATTAATGCGTACGCTCACTCGTTCTGCACCAACTTCCACAAGGTAGTTTGCCACTATGAGTAGTAAGAGGGATACTAAATCAAGCTAGTGGGGACTGGTTAACTTTGACTGCTCGACTCTTTGGGTCCGGGACCGGACACTCCTGACCGATGCTTTGGACGTTACACCCGAGTTCCTTCGAACTAAACAGGCTGACGCAGGTAGGTCTCCCAGAAGTATGTTTCTTTTCAATGTTGTTTCTGACCCGTCCGTTGCATTTCGACTTGATGCTTAGGTGCTGTGATCGATTACCGTAATTGGCATCTTGCGCTTGGTCGGCGATTTAGGTCCCTCAAGGTTTGGTTTGTGCTTCGAAGGTATTGTATGAAGGATTTTCATATGTATATTCCATTCTCTAACCCAGACTTGTTCCCGACTAGCTTCGGTGTTGAAGGATTCCAGGCGCACATCCGAAAGGTAGGTGCAATACTCTACACTTTATGTCTACGGGAGGCTGATTAAGGCTCGCCTAATACTAGGGTGTGGAACTAGCAAAAATATTCGAGTCGCTCGTAGAGCAAAGCTCTCTATTTGAGATAGTTACCCCTCGCTCCTTCGCACTGGTCGTATTCCGGCTTCGGACACCCACCGCGCTGCCAACACCCGCCGCTGCAACCCCAATTGAAGGTTCAGGCCTGAGTCAAGAAAAGGAACTTACTGCAGGCGCTTCGCCCGATACAACCACTACAGAAGCTCGTCTAAGGCAATCGTCTCAGACTAAATCCAATGCGCTCAATCGGGCATTTTATGCGCGTATATCGGCCAGAAAGACTATCCTCCTCACGCAAACGGATCTTGCTGGTACTTTCTGCATTCGAATGGCGATTGGAACTGCAAGAACGGAGGAAAAGCATATCCGAGAAGCTTTTGATCTATTGGTCGAGGAAGCCCAAGAAACATTGAGAGAGTGGAGGGATTGATATTTTTCAGGAGTTGATGACTAAGGGTAGAGCCCTTCGATTGATCTGAGCAATGTGTGGAAACATTGCCTGAGGTCTTATGATTGTATAGAACCCATTTAGAATAAATTGAATACCATCATGTGCTATGGTTTCAGTGTGACAGTCTCTAAGAGACCGTGAAACCACTGTTTTGAGTAAAAAGCCAACAACCAATGATGAGGTATTACTGAATCTCTTAGCCCATTTTTTCATATTTACACACAAGATTATACACgatgtatcatacatttcATTGCTCAACGTCAGTCTTTTCTACTCTTTCAGAAGTTCTGTCTTCTCTCCCAATCTCATTTTGGGACTCCTCTTCCCAGTCGAGATGATGGAAGCAAACCCAAAACGCAATTCCTGCGATAAACTACGATATCCATGCAATACGTTAGATATGCTCGCAATTAGAGACAAGCGAACTTACAGCAGCAATACCGCACCCAGCATACTATTTCAAATCCAGCCTCAATCTTTGTCTGAAATTGGTAAAGAAAGAACTTACGTTCCAAACAAGATAGGGATCCTCACTGACTGGCACCAGTGCCTCTGATATGGCATTCGAAATTGCAGTCGTAAACAGGAACGCCGCCATCACTAGACTTTTCATTCGGAGAGGGGCCTTTGTAAATGCGTACTCCAATCCAGTTATACTAGCAAATCTGTATAACCTATTGAGCAAGCTGACTTTTTGAGCATGAAGGGTACTTACATTTCGGAAGCTGCAATTAAGACATAGGCAGGTGTCTGCAGCCAAACGTTTAGACTGCTGGGGGTGTCgcaattactaacaaatctcCCGCACGGATTCGTACGATAGATCGCATTTTGGAGTACAGCTGTGTACACCATCGATAGGGCGGCCAAGATGAAGCCAAACGTGATACGCTGAATAGGACGTACAACCCATCCCATCCTCCGAAGACCAGGATACCTGAGGCGGCGGTTAAAAAAAGCCTTCCAGTATGATGAAGGATGCAGCTTACACAATACGATCCATTAGAGGAATGATGATAATGATAGCAATGGGATCAATGTTCTGTAACAAATCATTAGGAACACCGTGGGTGCTCATGGTCCCAGCTTGGGAGACAATGTTGTTTGACATCTGGTTGTCTAAAGCAAGTATTTGCGTCAGCTTTTCTGTTGCATACAATTCTGATTTGTGTGCATACATGGAACCCAGTATCTATAAACGTCTCAAGTCAAACCATCTCTTCAGTGATAAGGTATAAAATACTTACAGCGGGAAGAAAATAAAAACCTTGATGGCATTCATTGTTCGCCTCATTTCGTCGACAAAGGTCTAAAAGGTTTCCATAAGTTCTCTTTCAGCTCTGCGCACCATTCAACATACATCATCCCAGGTAGGTAGACCCATCCGTTTCTTTTCTTCACTCGAAAGTGGCTCGCCATTCTCTCCCACCATATTAACGAGGCCAAGTTGACTTGGGCGTGCTTTGTCCCATTTAGCGGGATCACGCATACGGCGTACCGTTTCTACAGGATTCCAGCTCCAAACGTCTTTGTAAACCCGTCTCAGAACCTGGAACGCCTCCAGATGAATAGATCCTCTAGGAGGATACTTGATGTATAAATTTCGCCCCATAAATAGAACCGCAGGGACTGCAAGATACATAATTGTGGGCTTTTGTGAAACCGTTAGTAACAATAACAAGCGAGCCGAATATTTGCTCACAATTAGGTAGGAAAGCCAGAATCCGATGTGCAACTCCACTTCCGTAGTAGCAATGGAAGATAACGAGCCTATGTTTATCATCTAAACCCCATCTACTCTCAGCAGACATCGTCAGAAAACTAGAAATATTACAACGCACCAAATAGAAATACATAAAGACGCGTTGGATAGTAAGATTTGGGTCTACTATGACCTTTTCACCACTAGGCAACGTTTTCACGGTTTCGCGCGAATCCGGAATTTGTTCAGCAACAAGGGGCGATACATTGGACTTGATGGCCCCGGTTGCAAACGCGATAATGGTGATACTGATAATAAACCCGGCAAACGCACCCGTTGGTGAGTGTTGCAGCACGGAAGGGATAGCAGTCGCTGTAAGGATTATATGGCCAATTCCACCCCAAAGAACAAAGACATTGATGGTTTTGAACTTCCCCCAATACTATGGAGGTATATGCGACGTTAGGTTGGCCCTAGCTATCATTTTAAACACTTACAGCATCAGCAATAATTGCGCCGAGGATTGGTGTACAATAGGAGAAGAAATTGTTATAGGTGGTAAGACCAGTTGATGCTTGCTGTCCCTTTCCGAGTGCACCAGGGATTCCGCCGCTGCCCTTAGCAGGTGCACCGGCACCGTTACCTCCAATAGGCAAAGGCCTTTGTCTAGAAGTAAAGATAAAGCTATTAATAGTTGAATCGAGCTAATTGGAGATATACCCACATATAGTTCACGAAGGGGCCGGTTGTCCCATAGTAAGAGAATCGCTCGGCGAATTCAACAATGACAACTAGCCATGCAGAGATAGGGATGTGCCCAGCTACACGACGAAGTGTCCGCTTTTCCTCTTCTGTTGGAATAATAATATCATCTGCGTCCTCGGGCTGATACATATCAGCGCTAGACACGCGAGTAAGAGCATTTTTCTTCTCGTCAAGCGAAGTCCCTGGAGAGCTGGGAGGAATAGCCTGGTGAATAGGATGTTTGTGGGTCGGGTCGACAGCGTCTCGTTTCTGAGCCATTTCGGCCTCCATAGCGACAATGTCGACTGCCGGATCACGAATATCTACTCGAGCGTAGCGCATGGAATGCAAGTTAGTGTTCAACTATTGCTGGATGTACCGGCTCACTCACCTGCCATGATGGTACTCAGCGAACGTGAGAGGGAGGGGAAGGCAAGATATACGCGGTTGACTTATTTTTATCCTGGTCATTATCGGATGGCGCATAGATGAGCACATGCACCCCCCGGCTTCGGTTTGACAGGAACCTCTAGCGAGCCGGGCCCGCTTTTCGATTATGCGCACATAGATGACATGCATCTCAACTACTAGGAGGAGCAAAAAGTATTGGAGTCCTGGGTCGCGAGAAATGTATGAAGTAATTGGAATGCAAGTGGATTCTCCCGGCAACGTCCACCCCACAGGTCGGTTTTAGGCCCAAAGTTTTGGGATACTGGAGACTGCTTCCGTCTAGTCGGCAGCCGAATCCTTGCGTCAATTGAAGTTCAAATACGCGATGGTGCTAAACATAGTCCGCCAAGCAGTCCTGCGAGCCTGAGCACACCATCGCTCATCGGAAGCGCCAAACCGGGTAAAACCATATACCGGACGTAAAACTGACGATTGGGTCAAGAAACTTGTCGCCCATGGCTACACTCCCATTCACGAGCAAATGCGAGGTCGAAGAATTGGATAAAAGCCTCGCTGTATCCTCTCGTTAAGCCAAACCTTTTCACACGATTATCAGGCAGCTGTCATTGATTGGGCTATCACGACGGATATGATCATGATAACGCCGTCTCCAGTCAGCCAAGGTATCCTTTTCAAGGCCAGGGGGCGATATCAGCTAATAATACTACCTCCTGTATTGTTGATAACAGTAGCGCTGCCCATAAATAAGATCGAAGTCACAGACAGAGGATGGAGTGAGATGGAAACAAGGCTTGGCGTGAGTTTGAGTTGACTATGACGAAGTAAATGGCAATAGAAGCGGCAGCACGGATGAAGGAGGAAGAAAGACAGGGTGTGTGCATATACGATTGGCAAATAGTAATGCCTTTTCGTGAAAGCATTGTCCCTGTGGTGTAAACGCCCCTAGTGCCCTATCAAGAAAGTAAATATGAAACAGTGTGAAGATGAAATACCATACTGAAGATAAATTCAAAATGAATAGTTGCCCATCACGATCTCAATGAACAATCTACGAACTAAGGCAGGCTTCAGAGATACTCCTCCCATGTGCACTCTCTGAATGACCGTTAATCTGTGGCATATAGAGAACCCTCCCAATACTTAATTCAAGCCAGATGATGTAAAAAGCAATTAATTGCTTGTCCTTGTTGTCCATGACCAAACTGATTTATCTAAACGCGGGTGCACTCGTGCTTCACGTGACACGCCCTCCACCATGGTGAGCACATACTCACTCTCCCCCAGAAACTCATTAATCAAGTCTTGATACAGTCTCATGCTCTAAGGCCATATCTCGCGGCCGTCCGCTCTACGCTGACGGCAGCAATGACGCTCGAGAATTTCTCGTCCCAGGTGGTCGAGCGACACAACAAGCCCGAAGTCGAAGTCGGCAGCTCGCTCGAAGTGCTCCTCACGCCTCTTGTCATTTCACGTTCCAAGACGGAACAGGTCCTCATCGAGCCCTCGGTCAACTCGATTCGCATGAGCATTCGGATCAAACAGGCAGACGATATTGAACAGATCCTCTGCCACAAGTTTACTAGGTTTATGATGATGCGCGCCGAGAACTTTGTCATTCTTAGGAGGAAGCCTATTCAGGTGTGTATGTCACAATATAATATTTGGACGCGTACACTGACGCGAAATCCATCATGTAGGGATATGATATCTCTTTCTTGATTACCAACTTCCATTCCGAAACCATGCTCAAGCACAAACTCGTCGATTTCATCATCCAGTGAGTGCCCTGGGCATTCAACGCGATTTATGCTATATTTTGGTGCTAGGTTCATGGAAGACGTCGATAAGGAGATATCGGAAATGAAGCTTTCTCTCAACGCGAGGGCACGTATTGTTGCCGAGTCTTACCTGACCGCTGTAAGCCCGTTCATTTCTATCACAACAGATCCAATTTAACGCCCTTGTAGTTTGGTTAGATTCTAGTTACTATGACATTCACGATGGACCTTGTAAAAGTTGCAATAGAAACACACTTAAACTCGATTGGCCCGGGAGTATTAATACGTAACCAATCTACGCAGCGTGAGAATAGTCCAATGATGTATATTAATCTAATCAAGTCTCGCCCGACGGGGCTGCAAGTAG
The window above is part of the Rhizoctonia solani chromosome 7, complete sequence genome. Proteins encoded here:
- a CDS encoding actin-related protein 2/3 complex subunit 4, giving the protein MSHALRPYLAAVRSTLTAAMTLENFSSQVVERHNKPEVEVGSSLEVLLTPLVISRSKTEQVLIEPSVNSIRMSIRIKQADDIEQILCHKFTRFMMMRAENFVILRRKPIQGYDISFLITNFHSETMLKHKLVDFIIQFMEDVDKEISEMKLSLNARARIVAESYLTAVSPFISITTDPI
- a CDS encoding aromatic-L-amino-acid decarboxylase, with the protein product MNVEEFRRAAYAAVDAICDYQKSLEDLPVVAQVEPGNPLIGFFVTEEAPTKGESFDVIAKDFQEYIMPGITHWQHPSFFAYFPVANTFESVLADILAGSITNPGFNWACSPACTELEMLVMDWAAKLFGLDPTFYVDSKSGGGVLLTTASDSALTAAVAARARYTKAHPDVPLDKLVIYGTSQTHSLGAKAALILGLQFRAIEDKKAGMHPFIVIATVGTTSSGAIDNIEEVGQALTKYPDIWLHIDAAWAGVALACPEFREISYLGAINAYAHSFCTNFHKWGLVNFDCSTLWVRDRTLLTDALDVTPEFLRTKQADAGAVIDYRNWHLALGRRFRSLKVCFGVEGFQAHIRKGVELAKIFESLVEQSSLFEIVTPRSFALVVFRLRTPTALPTPAAATPIEGSGLSQEKELTAGASPDTTTTEARLRQSSQTKSNALNRAFYARISARKTILLTQTDLAGTFCIRMAIGTARTEEKHIREAFDLLVEEAQETLREWRD
- a CDS encoding peptide transporter PTR2 codes for the protein MADIRDPAVDIVAMEAEMAQKRDAVDPTHKHPIHQAIPPSSPGTSLDEKKNALTRVSSADMYQPEDADDIIIPTEEEKRTLRRVAGHIPISAWLVVIVEFAERFSYYGTTGPFVNYIQRPLPIGGNGAGAPAKGSGGIPGALGKGQQASTGLTTYNNFFSYCTPILGAIIADAYWGKFKTINVFVLWGGIGHIILTATAIPSVLQHSPTGAFAGFIISITIIAFATGAIKSNVSPLVAEQIPDSRETVKTLPSGEKVIVDPNLTIQRVFMYFYLMINIGSLSSIATTEVELHIGFWLSYLIPTIMYLAVPAVLFMGRNLYIKYPPRGSIHLEAFQVLRRVYKDVWSWNPVETVRRMRDPAKWDKARPSQLGLVNMVGENGEPLSSEEKKRMGLPTWDDTFVDEMRRTMNAIKVFIFFPLYWVPYNQMSNNIVSQAGTMSTHGVPNDLLQNIDPIAIIIIIPLMDRIVYPGLRRMGWVVRPIQRITFGFILAALSMVYTAVLQNAIYRTNPCGRFVSNCDTPSSLNVWLQTPAYVLIAASEIFASITGLEYAFTKAPLRMKSLVMAAFLFTTAISNAISEALVPVSEDPYLVWNYAGCGIAAFIAGIAFWVCFHHLDWEEESQNEIGREDRTSERVEKTDVEQ
- a CDS encoding glycoside hydrolase family 61 protein, with the translated sequence MKSIFALLTLAFIQPALGHYRFYKYIDPAGTVTGEYTYVRANTNMNSPVTDVTSNDFRCNVGGLASGNKTSTATVAAGSTVGFESDIGLIHPGPLQVYLGQVPAGKTAATWDGSGASWFKIYALGANFSSGSLAWPSDEKKTFKFKIPSNTPAGNYLLRVEHIALHGASTVGGAQFYISCAQLSITGNGSGNPAKVSIPGVYKGELRLEWRLLAESLTPVFI
- a CDS encoding NAT, N-acetyltransferase, of N-acetylglutamate synthase; this encodes MISQRISATLRSKTGSTLSRVPGCGLASVHGVGRSQLPDDDGANPGANDFILSVLQSVPSQRDAKAYLKSFGPRPTKPQQPIPPSKLLDLTLPPLPVPVSTTAAPIPPLPNTLPVIASILNPVQRHTALVKFQGPFTDRQLESVARGMVYLEKLGLTSVIVVELDDWVRGEPDERARILQETRRVVEALEAQGARARPLTEAVVRLGPHPGEQDVVAEDVIETHTMPEDLVQLRSALRSGEIPVLSPLARDSFLRMVRVEANDVIAGLTRGMAEVAKIDAEKAESAEESKLGDDLDLTPMRLMIINREGGIPSYARDGLPHLLVNVQAEYDYIRETYRHSAWDAMTPTALSNLRLARTCLSHMPPSSSAVVVSHRSPRSLIANLLTNRPAQSSSLPPAALLTGSRRLTRDTPTLIRHGLGMRVLRNVEDIDRDKLTYLMEQSFGKTLDQEAFYARLEQRLDFVIVAGDYAGAAVVTHEGPEGSSISYLDKFAVLPAHQGDGTVDFLFVALHDESFGLGSDHAMNPNEGGKQGEGEGRDLVWRSRADNPVNKWYYERASGHLRIDGGKWVLFWSDAEVRIRKLEDQARERAEEEGIGRRRVPGLPYVLNEEKGRLSRWADIVSAIPSSWKAS